A genomic segment from Bradyrhizobium diazoefficiens USDA 110 encodes:
- a CDS encoding ABC transporter permease: MRRARNAGRTLAWQMAICACFLSIWQWGYDLHGRLPWLVPDLLDPYFVSRPSDIFEHFLILSCLKSKLGVFNGWFNGEFARCMARSENNLWIATAVTLKNTFFGFATGVSSGFAAGLVLGRSDRLSAIFQPFITAVNSIPRIALAPIIVLAFGIGDTSKVVTSWIVVVFLVFFNTFEGARSIDEGFVNAARLLGASEWQITRTVVIPSTMAWVFASLTPAISFALIGVIVGEFIGAERGIGRLIIESEARAEASGMMVAVIVLMLVGVALSALIWRLQAYLLRWQQHNLAE, translated from the coding sequence ATGAGACGCGCGCGCAACGCCGGCAGGACCCTGGCCTGGCAAATGGCGATCTGCGCCTGCTTCCTGTCGATCTGGCAATGGGGTTACGATCTGCACGGCCGGCTTCCCTGGCTGGTGCCTGATCTGCTCGACCCCTACTTCGTGTCAAGACCCTCGGACATCTTCGAGCATTTCCTGATCCTGAGCTGTCTCAAGTCCAAGCTCGGCGTGTTCAACGGCTGGTTCAATGGCGAATTCGCCCGCTGCATGGCGCGATCCGAGAACAATCTCTGGATCGCGACCGCCGTCACCCTGAAGAACACCTTCTTCGGCTTCGCGACCGGCGTCAGCAGCGGCTTTGCCGCGGGCCTCGTGCTGGGCCGCTCGGACCGACTGAGCGCCATTTTCCAGCCTTTCATCACCGCGGTGAATTCGATCCCGCGCATCGCGCTGGCCCCGATCATCGTGCTGGCCTTCGGCATCGGCGATACCTCGAAGGTCGTGACGTCGTGGATCGTGGTCGTCTTCCTCGTCTTCTTCAACACGTTCGAGGGGGCGCGCTCGATCGACGAGGGCTTTGTCAACGCGGCGCGGCTGCTCGGCGCCAGCGAGTGGCAGATCACCCGCACGGTGGTCATCCCATCGACCATGGCCTGGGTCTTCGCCTCGCTGACGCCTGCGATCTCCTTCGCCCTGATCGGCGTGATCGTCGGCGAGTTCATCGGCGCGGAACGCGGAATCGGACGCCTGATCATCGAGTCCGAAGCGCGCGCGGAGGCCTCGGGCATGATGGTCGCCGTCATCGTGCTGATGCTGGTCGGCGTTGCGCTGTCCGCGCTGATCTGGCGATTGCAGGCCTATCTGCTGCGCTGGCAGCAGCACAATCTGGCGGAGTAG
- a CDS encoding ABC transporter ATP-binding protein — MRRIDVRGLCKTFQLAGTAIEAVRDVSFNVRRGEFVALLGPSGSGKSTVLNMIATLVKPTSGQILIDGTPVVPGRAASDVGYVFQRDTLFPWRTVADNIGYGLELAGVPVAERKERVRACLVQAGLEGFGNAYPSALSGGMRQRAALMRTLVVEPQVLLMDEPFGALDTHTKIDMHDVLLRIWEREQQTVLFVTHDLGEALTLADRIILFSARPGRIKESFDVDFARPRNAVKIRETPRYAELFQLIWHSLGEEFIKGRKP; from the coding sequence ATGCGGCGCATCGACGTGCGCGGATTGTGCAAGACTTTCCAGCTGGCGGGCACCGCCATCGAGGCGGTGCGCGACGTCTCCTTCAATGTCCGGCGCGGCGAATTCGTCGCCCTGCTCGGGCCATCCGGCTCCGGCAAGAGCACCGTCCTCAACATGATAGCGACACTGGTCAAGCCGACCAGCGGTCAGATTCTGATCGACGGAACGCCTGTTGTCCCCGGACGGGCGGCGTCTGACGTCGGCTACGTGTTCCAGCGCGATACGCTGTTTCCCTGGCGGACAGTCGCCGACAACATCGGCTACGGCCTGGAGCTGGCGGGCGTCCCGGTGGCGGAGCGAAAGGAGCGTGTCCGTGCCTGCCTGGTGCAGGCCGGGCTGGAGGGCTTTGGCAACGCCTACCCTTCTGCATTGTCCGGCGGCATGCGCCAGCGCGCCGCTTTGATGCGAACGCTGGTCGTTGAGCCGCAGGTCCTGCTGATGGACGAGCCGTTCGGCGCGCTCGACACCCACACCAAGATCGACATGCACGACGTGCTGCTTCGCATCTGGGAACGCGAGCAGCAGACCGTGCTGTTCGTGACCCATGATCTCGGCGAAGCCCTGACGCTGGCAGACCGCATCATTCTGTTCTCCGCGCGGCCCGGCCGGATCAAGGAGAGTTTCGATGTGGATTTTGCCCGCCCACGCAATGCGGTGAAGATCCGGGAGACGCCGCGTTATGCCGAGCTGTTCCAGCTGATCTGGCACTCGCTCGGCGAAGAGTTCATCAAGGGCCGCAAGCCATGA
- a CDS encoding ABC transporter substrate-binding protein — translation MRTRVTRRSALTIVAGAGVSMAAGRAWADTPSGRVIYPVAIPVYQSQFVADRAGFFREAGLDCKLIQGGSGVKTREIIASSQGDIGIGDITHPMQLSNHGRSARVLMPVDTRSNAAIFIIRKDLFDQGITTLEALAKWKRPDGRKPIVAVSSLGGTNHVWASYYLETMGLDDKVTWIGTGNVDTMMGTLKTKQVDVLINSPSILKDSIEQGWGALLFDGTDEAVWAKYIGGKVPVTSHFTLQSTIDKDPQKMQAFVTALWRATQWIKEHSPEEIYDAIEPYVGSTSRDANVFDIGIMKKVTDYECVIDAESFARGQKVWFREMTGIKPLAMADVVTTSFIEAARKAYPA, via the coding sequence ATGAGAACTCGGGTCACAAGACGGTCGGCGCTGACGATTGTCGCTGGCGCCGGTGTCTCCATGGCGGCGGGGCGGGCGTGGGCGGATACCCCGTCGGGCCGCGTGATCTACCCGGTGGCCATTCCGGTGTATCAGTCCCAATTCGTCGCCGACCGTGCCGGGTTCTTCAGGGAGGCCGGCCTCGACTGCAAGCTGATCCAGGGCGGCAGCGGCGTGAAGACCCGTGAGATCATTGCTTCGTCCCAGGGAGATATCGGCATCGGCGACATCACCCACCCGATGCAGCTCAGCAATCACGGCCGCAGCGCGCGCGTGCTGATGCCGGTCGATACCCGCAGCAACGCCGCGATCTTCATCATCCGCAAGGATCTGTTCGATCAGGGCATCACCACGCTGGAGGCGCTGGCGAAGTGGAAGCGGCCTGACGGACGCAAGCCGATCGTTGCGGTATCGTCGCTTGGTGGCACCAACCACGTCTGGGCCTCCTATTACCTGGAAACCATGGGGCTCGACGACAAGGTGACCTGGATCGGCACCGGCAATGTCGACACCATGATGGGGACGTTGAAAACGAAACAGGTCGATGTCCTCATCAACTCGCCGTCGATCCTGAAGGATTCGATCGAGCAGGGCTGGGGCGCGCTGTTGTTCGACGGAACCGACGAGGCGGTCTGGGCCAAGTATATCGGCGGCAAGGTCCCGGTGACGTCTCATTTCACCTTGCAGTCGACCATCGACAAGGACCCGCAGAAGATGCAGGCGTTCGTCACGGCGCTGTGGCGCGCGACCCAGTGGATCAAGGAGCACTCCCCCGAAGAGATCTACGATGCGATCGAGCCTTATGTCGGGAGCACGTCGCGCGATGCGAATGTTTTCGACATTGGGATCATGAAGAAGGTCACCGACTACGAATGCGTCATCGATGCGGAGAGTTTTGCACGCGGGCAGAAGGTCTGGTTCCGTGAAATGACCGGGATCAAGCCGCTCGCCATGGCCGACGTCGTCACCACCAGCTTCATCGAAGCGGCACGCAAGGCCTATCCGGCTTGA
- the leuB gene encoding 3-isopropylmalate dehydrogenase: MNTLSNTITVAVVGGEGIGPEVTDQSHRILKWFSDRRGAPVILREAQYGLIPYLATGKVLPDDTVEAMEEADAILWGATGGPETTEVPPAARKAGSLLSLRSKYDLYANLRPIVANPALADSAPLKAAVLKDVDFIIIRELTSGIYFGEPRGIETLPDGQRRGFNTQQYTTSQIRRVARTAFELARTRKGRVCSVDKANVLETSVLWREEVTALHEAEFSDVELTHLYVDNAAMQIVRAPSQFDVMVTCNIFGDILSDCAAMASGSLGMLPSVSLGPPDRLGRRKALYEPVHGSAPDIAGKGIANPLGSILSVAMMLRITLHRPEDAALLEKAVDTALAAGARTADIAEPGAKRLSTQEMGDAVLNALDKVVGKEREHA, encoded by the coding sequence ATGAACACGCTCTCGAACACGATCACGGTGGCCGTGGTCGGTGGTGAAGGCATCGGTCCGGAAGTGACCGATCAGTCCCATCGCATTCTCAAATGGTTCTCGGACCGGCGCGGCGCTCCGGTGATTCTGCGCGAAGCGCAATACGGTCTGATCCCGTATCTCGCGACAGGCAAGGTGCTGCCGGATGACACCGTCGAGGCGATGGAGGAGGCCGACGCGATCCTCTGGGGCGCGACCGGTGGCCCGGAGACGACGGAGGTCCCTCCGGCCGCGCGCAAGGCGGGAAGCCTCTTGTCGCTGCGCAGCAAATACGACCTCTATGCCAATCTCCGGCCCATCGTCGCCAATCCGGCGCTGGCGGACTCCGCGCCGCTCAAGGCCGCGGTGCTGAAGGACGTCGACTTCATCATCATCCGCGAGCTCACCAGCGGCATCTATTTCGGCGAGCCGCGCGGCATCGAAACGCTGCCCGATGGCCAGCGCCGCGGCTTCAACACCCAGCAATACACCACCAGCCAGATCCGCCGGGTGGCGCGAACCGCGTTCGAACTGGCACGGACGCGCAAGGGCCGGGTCTGCTCCGTCGACAAGGCCAATGTGCTTGAGACCAGTGTGCTGTGGCGCGAGGAGGTCACCGCGCTGCATGAAGCGGAGTTTTCCGATGTCGAGCTGACGCATCTCTATGTCGACAACGCCGCGATGCAGATCGTGCGGGCACCCTCGCAATTCGACGTCATGGTGACCTGCAATATCTTCGGAGACATTCTCTCCGATTGCGCGGCGATGGCGTCGGGCTCGCTCGGCATGCTGCCGTCGGTCTCGCTCGGGCCGCCGGACCGGCTCGGACGTCGCAAGGCGCTCTATGAGCCGGTTCACGGCAGCGCGCCTGACATTGCGGGCAAGGGCATCGCCAATCCACTTGGCTCGATCCTCAGCGTCGCAATGATGTTGCGCATTACCCTCCATCGACCTGAAGATGCCGCGCTGCTGGAGAAGGCCGTGGATACGGCCCTGGCCGCCGGCGCAAGAACGGCCGATATCGCCGAACCCGGCGCAAAAAGACTTTCGACCCAGGAGATGGGCGATGCGGTGCTGAACGCGCTCGACAAGGTGGTCGGCAAGGAGAGGGAGCACGCGTGA
- the leuD gene encoding 3-isopropylmalate dehydratase small subunit yields MAEPFTKLTAIAAPIMRTNVDTDVIISINRMIGNSVRGSLGKWAFGSLRYLPDGSDNPEFILNREPYRAAEILVTGPNFGCGSSREAAVWSLQEMGIRAIIGSGFGDIFFANCFQNGILPVVLDKAIIDSLAADIEASQGAGRLTVDLQEQTVTSPSGLRHVFEIDPRRRAGLLEGLDEISLTLRRDQEIRGFQASDRTARPWIHFAGHQA; encoded by the coding sequence ATGGCGGAGCCCTTTACCAAGTTGACCGCGATTGCCGCGCCGATCATGCGCACCAATGTCGATACGGACGTCATCATCAGCATCAATCGCATGATCGGAAATTCCGTCCGCGGCAGTCTCGGCAAATGGGCGTTCGGCTCGCTCCGCTATCTGCCTGATGGCTCGGACAATCCGGAGTTCATCCTCAATCGCGAGCCGTATCGCGCGGCGGAAATTTTGGTCACGGGTCCGAATTTCGGCTGCGGCTCATCGCGCGAGGCGGCGGTGTGGTCGCTGCAGGAGATGGGTATCCGCGCCATCATCGGATCCGGCTTCGGCGACATTTTCTTCGCCAACTGTTTCCAGAACGGCATCCTGCCGGTGGTGCTGGACAAGGCCATCATCGACAGCCTCGCCGCCGACATCGAAGCGAGCCAGGGCGCGGGACGCCTCACGGTCGATCTGCAGGAGCAGACGGTCACCTCGCCATCGGGGTTAAGGCACGTCTTCGAGATCGATCCGCGCAGACGTGCGGGCCTGCTCGAAGGCCTCGACGAAATTTCGCTGACCTTGCGGCGCGACCAAGAGATCCGCGGATTCCAGGCATCCGACCGCACCGCGCGGCCGTGGATTCACTTTGCAGGACATCAGGCATGA
- the leuC gene encoding 3-isopropylmalate dehydratase large subunit has protein sequence MPIRGGRIVDTRGRTLLAKIWDQHVIAHVSDDTDLLHVDRHLLHDLGGSRGLIDLKSRNLPVHNPELTFATPDHAISTASGRAGTITTGQELLAALRTETSASGIRLFDIDQPGQGIVHVIGPELGLSLPGCLIVCGDSHTCTHGGLGALAFGIGSSELTHVLATQTIIQRRPKTMRVTFDGRMPFGVTAKDLILALIGHVGAAGGTGYAVEYAGSAIRGMPIEGRLTICNLSVELGAKMGLIAPDQTTFDYVRGRPYAPQGEMWERAVTAWRTLRSDSDAMFDREVTIDVGTIIPQITWGTSPEHVLGVDGRVPDPRDIADPARRGAIEIALDYMGLKPGAPIAGTKVDWVFIGSCTNSRLSDLRAAAEVARGRKVAPGVRAWVVPGSETVKRDAVAEGLDKIFIDAGFEWREPGCSMCLAANGETVPPGQRSVSTSNRNFIGRQGPRARTHLASPAMAAAAAVSGAIADVRTMER, from the coding sequence ATGCCGATCAGGGGAGGACGGATCGTGGACACGCGTGGTCGCACGCTGCTGGCCAAAATCTGGGACCAGCATGTCATCGCCCATGTCAGCGATGACACCGATCTGCTTCATGTGGATCGTCATCTGCTGCACGATCTCGGCGGCTCCCGCGGGCTGATCGACCTCAAGAGCCGCAACCTCCCGGTCCACAATCCCGAGCTGACTTTTGCCACGCCCGATCATGCGATTTCCACGGCGTCCGGGCGCGCCGGCACGATCACGACCGGGCAGGAGCTGCTGGCGGCGTTGCGGACCGAGACATCCGCCAGCGGCATCCGGCTGTTCGACATCGACCAGCCGGGGCAGGGCATCGTCCATGTCATCGGGCCGGAGCTCGGTCTCAGCCTGCCCGGCTGCCTGATCGTCTGCGGCGACAGCCACACCTGCACCCATGGCGGGCTCGGCGCGCTTGCCTTCGGCATCGGCTCCAGCGAGCTCACGCATGTGCTGGCGACCCAGACTATCATCCAGCGCCGGCCGAAAACCATGCGCGTGACGTTCGACGGCCGCATGCCGTTCGGTGTCACGGCGAAAGATCTCATCCTCGCTTTGATCGGCCATGTCGGCGCCGCCGGCGGCACCGGTTATGCGGTCGAGTACGCCGGCAGCGCGATCAGGGGCATGCCGATCGAAGGGCGGCTCACCATCTGCAATCTGTCGGTCGAACTCGGTGCCAAGATGGGGCTGATCGCGCCGGACCAGACGACGTTCGATTATGTCCGGGGACGTCCCTACGCGCCGCAAGGTGAGATGTGGGAGCGGGCCGTCACGGCGTGGCGGACGCTTCGGAGCGACAGCGACGCAATGTTCGATCGCGAGGTGACGATCGATGTCGGCACCATCATCCCCCAGATCACCTGGGGCACCAGTCCGGAGCATGTCCTCGGTGTCGATGGCCGCGTCCCGGATCCCCGAGACATTGCCGATCCCGCGCGCCGCGGCGCGATCGAGATCGCGCTCGACTATATGGGCCTGAAGCCCGGCGCGCCGATCGCCGGCACGAAGGTCGATTGGGTCTTCATCGGCTCCTGCACCAACAGCCGTCTCAGCGATCTGCGCGCCGCGGCCGAGGTCGCGCGCGGCCGCAAGGTCGCGCCCGGCGTGCGCGCCTGGGTCGTGCCGGGTTCGGAGACCGTCAAGCGCGATGCGGTGGCCGAGGGGCTCGACAAGATCTTCATCGACGCGGGCTTCGAATGGCGCGAGCCCGGATGCTCGATGTGCCTCGCCGCGAACGGCGAAACCGTGCCGCCCGGCCAGCGCTCGGTCTCGACGTCGAACCGGAATTTCATCGGCCGGCAAGGGCCGCGTGCCCGCACCCATCTGGCGAGCCCGGCCATGGCCGCGGCGGCGGCGGTCTCCGGCGCCATCGCCGATGTCCGAACCATGGAGCGCTAG
- a CDS encoding LysR family transcriptional regulator: MTAKIDLLTLQLFVAIVEEQSIAKAAEKKNIAASAVSRRISDIEDRFQVELLHRHSKGIEPTPAGFALLEHARIVLGNLSRLETELTGYRQGKRGLIRVCANKSAILEALADELSLFLERHPLVHIDIEEDLSPAIVRAVMENRADIGIFGGNIDAQDLELLSYRSDSLVALVTRDHPLAGRSSVRFRELVDFDFVSLEKGSSIETLCVRAAAALGQHLKVRIRVSSFDALFRVIDARMGVGVVPLEIVRGRYGVDSLVTVPLDESWARRELVMGVRDYKSLPPVTKLLVDHLRTQDDTGLTTSSVSDRLTVVRSRG, translated from the coding sequence ATGACGGCCAAAATCGATCTGCTGACGCTGCAGCTCTTCGTGGCGATCGTTGAGGAGCAGAGCATCGCGAAGGCGGCGGAGAAGAAGAACATCGCCGCGTCCGCGGTCAGCCGGCGCATCTCGGATATCGAGGACCGTTTCCAGGTCGAGCTGCTGCATCGCCATTCGAAGGGGATCGAGCCGACGCCGGCCGGCTTTGCCTTGCTCGAGCATGCCCGCATCGTCCTTGGAAACCTGAGCCGGCTCGAGACCGAATTGACCGGATACCGGCAGGGCAAGCGCGGGCTGATCCGGGTCTGCGCCAACAAGTCCGCGATCCTCGAAGCTCTCGCCGACGAGCTCAGCCTGTTCCTGGAGCGGCATCCGCTGGTGCATATCGACATCGAGGAGGATCTAAGCCCTGCGATCGTGCGCGCGGTGATGGAGAACCGGGCCGACATCGGCATTTTCGGCGGCAACATCGACGCACAGGATCTGGAGCTGCTGTCCTATCGCAGCGACAGCCTGGTCGCGCTGGTCACGCGCGACCATCCGCTGGCCGGTCGCAGCAGCGTTCGCTTCCGCGAGCTGGTCGATTTCGACTTCGTCAGCCTGGAGAAGGGCAGCTCGATCGAGACGCTGTGTGTCAGGGCGGCGGCCGCTCTCGGGCAGCACCTCAAGGTGCGCATCCGCGTCAGCAGCTTCGATGCGCTGTTCCGCGTCATCGATGCCAGGATGGGGGTCGGGGTCGTGCCGCTCGAGATCGTTCGCGGCCGCTACGGTGTCGACAGTCTCGTCACCGTTCCGCTCGATGAGTCCTGGGCGCGACGCGAGCTGGTCATGGGCGTGCGCGACTACAAATCGTTGCCGCCGGTGACGAAGCTGCTGGTGGACCATTTGCGGACCCAGGATGATACGGGTCTCACCACGAGCAGCGTCTCCGACCGGCTGACGGTCGTCCGCAGCAGGGGCTGA
- a CDS encoding alpha/beta fold hydrolase — MEHLTIKANGANFHLVRAGKGKPLLLLHGWPEFWLTWEPVMVRLADRFMLIAPDLRGFGDSDKPDGPYGPDGHAADMLALMEGLGIERFAVVGHDVGGAVMQPLARQAPGRLAGLFFFDFVYPGIGPRMAAPDRLNHIWYQSFHQMEMAVRLVGASRESCRLYISHFLKGWAHRKDAFDDVLDAFVDNFSRVGNLAGGFAHYRASHAGRVAMMKGEAPQLPPIDVPTCVRWAEHDPLFPYAWTDRLGETFSALDLAMFPGAGHFPHRENPDHAAAEIAAFFQRVGWS, encoded by the coding sequence ATGGAGCATCTGACGATCAAGGCCAATGGCGCCAATTTCCACCTGGTTCGCGCTGGAAAGGGCAAACCGCTGCTTTTGCTGCATGGTTGGCCGGAATTCTGGCTGACCTGGGAGCCGGTGATGGTCCGGCTGGCCGATCGCTTCATGCTGATCGCGCCCGACCTGCGCGGCTTTGGCGACAGCGACAAGCCTGACGGGCCTTACGGGCCGGACGGCCATGCCGCCGACATGCTTGCGCTGATGGAGGGGCTCGGCATCGAGCGATTCGCCGTGGTCGGCCACGATGTCGGCGGCGCCGTGATGCAGCCCCTGGCGCGGCAGGCACCGGGCCGGCTCGCCGGTCTCTTCTTCTTCGATTTCGTCTATCCCGGCATCGGACCGCGCATGGCGGCGCCCGACCGGCTCAACCACATCTGGTACCAGTCCTTCCACCAGATGGAGATGGCCGTGCGGCTCGTCGGCGCGAGCCGCGAGAGCTGCCGGCTCTATATCAGTCACTTCCTGAAGGGCTGGGCGCATCGAAAAGACGCCTTCGACGACGTCCTCGACGCCTTCGTCGACAATTTCTCTAGGGTGGGCAACCTTGCCGGCGGCTTTGCGCATTATCGCGCCTCGCATGCCGGGCGCGTCGCGATGATGAAGGGCGAAGCTCCACAGCTTCCGCCGATCGACGTGCCGACCTGCGTCCGCTGGGCCGAGCACGATCCGCTGTTTCCCTATGCGTGGACCGACCGGCTCGGCGAGACGTTCAGCGCGCTCGATCTCGCGATGTTTCCCGGCGCCGGCCACTTCCCGCATCGGGAAAATCCCGACCACGCGGCCGCGGAGATCGCGGCGTTCTTTCAGCGCGTCGGCTGGAGTTGA
- a CDS encoding ROK family protein — MATDELVATTGIAQHGASRLPSVDVDSFNIEIKDEDGFLGDRASKGAFREILDRWRKPLRKTGEDPFGKEPSDQISKKTLDAILIGDDTEASALVHSAIEDFAQQLAYVTRRFLKTKAWAKTERIMVGGGFRDSRLGELAIARTEIILKSEDFKIDMQPIRHHPDEAGLIGALHLAPSWIFEAHDSILAVDIGGTNIRCGLVETSWKKAKDLSKAKVVKSELWRHADDEPTREGAVKRLTKMLKGLIAEAETEGFKLAPFIGIACPGVIDADGSIEKGAQNLPGNWESSKFNLPASLIEGIPEIGEHDTAILMHNDGVVQGLSEVPFMQDVERWGVLTIGTGLGNARFTNRRKDNGKDRDSTENGKKKAKSDKE, encoded by the coding sequence ATGGCAACGGACGAACTGGTCGCGACGACGGGCATTGCGCAGCACGGCGCGAGCCGCCTGCCGTCGGTGGACGTCGACAGTTTCAACATCGAGATCAAGGACGAGGACGGTTTTCTCGGCGACCGCGCCAGCAAGGGCGCGTTCCGCGAGATCCTCGACCGCTGGCGCAAGCCGCTGCGCAAGACCGGCGAGGACCCGTTCGGCAAGGAGCCCTCGGACCAGATCAGCAAGAAGACGCTGGATGCGATCCTGATCGGCGACGACACCGAGGCCTCGGCGCTGGTCCACAGCGCGATCGAGGATTTCGCCCAGCAGCTAGCCTATGTCACGCGCCGCTTCCTCAAGACCAAGGCCTGGGCCAAGACCGAGCGCATCATGGTCGGCGGCGGATTTCGTGATTCCAGGCTCGGCGAGCTTGCGATCGCGCGCACCGAGATCATCCTGAAATCCGAGGACTTCAAGATCGACATGCAGCCGATCCGCCATCATCCTGATGAAGCCGGCCTGATAGGTGCGCTGCATCTGGCGCCGTCATGGATCTTCGAGGCTCATGACAGCATCCTCGCCGTCGATATCGGCGGTACGAATATCCGCTGTGGCCTGGTGGAAACGAGCTGGAAAAAGGCAAAAGACCTGTCGAAGGCCAAGGTCGTGAAATCCGAGCTATGGCGTCATGCCGACGACGAGCCGACGCGCGAAGGCGCGGTGAAGCGGCTCACCAAGATGCTGAAGGGGCTGATCGCCGAGGCCGAGACCGAAGGCTTCAAGCTCGCGCCCTTCATCGGCATCGCCTGTCCCGGCGTGATCGACGCCGACGGCTCGATCGAGAAGGGCGCGCAGAACCTGCCGGGCAATTGGGAGAGCAGCAAGTTCAACCTGCCGGCGAGCCTGATCGAGGGCATCCCCGAGATCGGCGAGCACGACACCGCGATCCTGATGCACAATGACGGCGTGGTTCAGGGCCTCTCGGAGGTTCCGTTCATGCAGGATGTCGAGCGCTGGGGCGTGCTCACCATCGGCACGGGGCTCGGCAATGCGCGCTTCACCAACCGCCGCAAGGACAATGGGAAAGACCGTGATTCTACCGAGAATGGGAAGAAAAAGGCCAAGTCTGACAAGGAGTAA
- the rplU gene encoding 50S ribosomal protein L21, translated as MFAVIKTGGRQYRVAPDDVLEVGKIEGEVGSIVQLNEVLVVGGDTPILGLPTVAGASVAVEVLDHKRGPKVIAFKKRRRKNSRRKRGYRDEITVLRVSEILTDNAKPTKGPRPKKEKVAKEATKEDAAA; from the coding sequence ATGTTCGCAGTCATCAAAACCGGCGGCCGGCAGTACCGCGTCGCTCCGGATGATGTCCTGGAAGTAGGCAAGATCGAAGGCGAAGTCGGCTCGATCGTGCAGCTGAATGAAGTTCTGGTGGTCGGCGGCGACACGCCGATCCTGGGTCTGCCCACGGTGGCCGGCGCGTCCGTTGCGGTCGAGGTGCTCGACCACAAGCGCGGCCCCAAGGTCATCGCGTTCAAGAAGCGCCGCCGCAAGAATTCGCGCCGCAAGCGCGGCTACCGCGACGAGATCACGGTGCTGCGCGTCAGCGAGATCCTGACGGACAACGCCAAGCCCACCAAGGGGCCGCGTCCGAAGAAGGAGAAGGTCGCCAAGGAAGCGACCAAGGAAGACGCCGCCGCATAA
- the rpmA gene encoding 50S ribosomal protein L27, whose translation MAHKKAGGSSRNGRDSKGKRLGIKAFGGEVVIPGNIIARQRGTTWHPGLNVGMGTDHTLFAKIEGRVTFQAKANGRTFVSVLPIAEAAE comes from the coding sequence ATGGCTCACAAAAAAGCAGGCGGTTCATCGCGCAACGGTCGCGATTCAAAGGGCAAGCGCCTCGGCATCAAGGCGTTCGGCGGGGAAGTTGTGATTCCCGGCAACATCATTGCGCGTCAGCGCGGCACCACCTGGCATCCCGGCCTTAATGTCGGCATGGGCACGGACCACACTTTGTTCGCCAAGATCGAGGGTCGCGTCACGTTCCAAGCCAAAGCCAACGGCCGCACATTCGTATCGGTACTCCCGATCGCAGAGGCGGCTGAATAG
- a CDS encoding GNAT family N-acetyltransferase translates to MLQDFSSTTLREARPSVVATERLTLRRPTLADVRTIARLANDRRVAENTRRLPHPYSQDDAIEFIRATAEIGSETVFLIEHDSGPVGMVGIDCSKPDNAELGYWLGVEHWGQGFATEAARGAIDFFFEEFEDDHLHAGARVTNPASRKVLEKCGFQWSGVQLHRFLALGSSTPVDCFRLSRGVWASLKSWSSARRVR, encoded by the coding sequence ATGTTGCAGGATTTTTCGAGCACCACCTTGCGGGAGGCGAGACCGAGCGTCGTCGCCACCGAACGGCTGACCTTGCGGCGGCCGACCCTCGCCGACGTCAGGACCATCGCCCGGCTCGCCAATGATCGCCGCGTCGCCGAGAACACGCGCCGCCTGCCGCATCCCTATTCGCAGGACGACGCCATCGAATTCATCCGTGCCACCGCCGAGATCGGCAGCGAGACCGTGTTCCTGATCGAGCACGACAGCGGGCCGGTCGGCATGGTCGGGATCGACTGCTCGAAGCCCGACAATGCCGAGCTCGGCTACTGGCTCGGCGTCGAGCATTGGGGCCAGGGCTTCGCCACCGAGGCCGCACGCGGCGCGATCGACTTCTTCTTCGAGGAGTTCGAGGACGACCACCTCCATGCCGGTGCGCGCGTCACCAACCCCGCCTCGCGCAAGGTGCTGGAGAAGTGCGGCTTCCAGTGGAGCGGCGTCCAGCTGCACCGCTTCCTGGCGCTGGGCTCGTCCACGCCCGTCGATTGCTTCCGCCTGTCGCGCGGGGTGTGGGCGTCGCTGAAGAGCTGGAGCAGCGCAAGACGGGTGAGGTAG